The genome window CCATAAAGGAACTAATCTTGTTTTGATTGAAATAATCGTGCATAGTTTTAAAACTCAACCATGAAATAGTTTTTTCCGCCCTTCCGGGAAGAGTTGAAAAGAAAGGACCGTCTTCTAAAACTGTTGCGACAATGTATTCAGGTGCATTGGCAGAAACATAAGCAGCAAGCAAGGCTCCTGATGAGTGACCGGATATATAAACTTTATCCTTAATAATATTTTTAATAAGCCAAATTATGTCGTTTCCTATTTCTACAACATTATATTTGTCAGGATTTTTTGATGATTTCCCGTGACCATAATAATCAAGGGCGTAAATATGAAAATGTTTTGACAGTTTTGGTAATACTTTTGCATAATCATAGCAGCTTACTTGCTGACCATGAAGTAAAAGAAGTTTTGGACCATTGTTTGGACCTTTTATATAATAAATTTCCGAGCTATCGTCTAATTTGGCAACATTTTCAGTAAAACCTAATTTATATCCTTTCTTTTCTAAAAACCTTTCATTTTGATAGTCGTAATTCATATTCCTATATGCAAAAATACCAATAGCTATTGTTAATATTAAAACAATTATCCCAATTTTTATAATAACTTTAAACTTCATATCATTAATAAGAAACGTGTTGAAAAAAAACAATTACATGCTTAATACACAGGCTAATACAAAGTTAATCATATTAATTATAGGTTTGAAAAAATGAATATTAAGTTTTTGTTAATAATTTAGTAAAAATATATTAAAATCTATTTTTTATTAAGTGTTGTATTACATAAACTTATAATCTTTTATAAATCAGTTTTTTTACTTTTATTGTTGCATTATTAATTAATGTGTCCTGAAATATATTGTCATTGTATGGAAGTTATGGAACACCAGAAATATAATTACTGTCAAAATAAAAAACCAGCGTTTGTATGGCAGATTGAAATAAAATGAATTTCCAACAAATCCGATTCCTGTTAACCATAGCAATGGAGTGTATGCAGGTGCCATAAATCCAAAGATATTACTACTCCATCTGCTTTCAGGAAAGTAAATCAAGAGGAGCCAAGAGGCAAAATATAGGATTGTTCCGATTATATATAAGATAAGTCCTCGTTTTTGTGTTAATGTAGAAATGTTTAGAGGCATTAGAAAAATAAGTATAAAAACCAATATTCTTGAAATATTTTCAGCATATTTTAACCAAGTGGGAATGTCTTTCCAAAATATTTCTGGTTGATAGCATTGTGGCAATTTATTTGTCAAAACAATATTCCATATCATAATCGGAATTGTCAAGAGGAAGCAGTTAAGCAAATATTTTTTCATTGTATTTTTCATTCTATCATTATTTGTGTAGTATCTGTGTGCATGATTTTTTACAACTCTTTTAATTGAAGAGCTTAGGATTGTCCGTATTTTGTATATATAACTGCTTTCATTTTTTCGCTGTAGTATTAATTAAGTTCTATGTATTATAATAGTTTGCTAATTTTTGAATAATTTATTATTAATGCCCCGTATAGTATTATCAAATTAACTCTTTGAAACAATCCGGTATATTTCAAAAAACCTGCTGTCCTATTTTCTGATAAAATAAATAAAACAAAGGTTAATAATCCCAAAGCAAAGAGGATTAAATTAATAATTTTACAATCATGAAGTTCATTTATCCAAACTGCCCATAGAGGACACATAGTTAACAAAATAAACCCTATTCCAGACGCTATCCCATGAATTTTTCCACTAGTCGTTTCTGGAACACCTTGAATATCTTCCGGGAAAACACCTGCTAAAATACACCCTATTCCAAATATAAAAATTCCAATAGCATACCAATTATGAGCCCAAGTTTTTTGGTCAAAAAGAAGGTATTGTCCTATAGAAAACAATAAGAATAATACTCCGACTACTATGAGATTTACTCGTTGATATAGTTGAACAGGACTACTCTTTGTCCCAAGAGTACTTATTGTCTGAATTAAATGATTATAGTTAGGATATTTTGTCCCAATAATAATAGGTACTAACAAATCACTTAAAGATGCTATTACTAATATAAAAAACAAAAAAAGTCTCAGCATAGGAGGTAAATTTAACAAGCAAATGCAATTCTTTTATTTACAAAATAATAAAAATATTAATAGGGTTTTATTTTTTCATGTTTATTTAATACAAACCAATTAACCAAATACAAAATGTCGTACTTTTTAATAATTTGATTTTTCATTTTGTTTTTTAAATTCACGGTAAAATTTCTTTCATTTACTATTCAGAACAATTCTTTAATATACTTATCACAATTGGTCAGCTCCAATATTTTTTTCTTGAATAAAGGGATTGATATATCTGCTTTTTTTCCGTTTATTTTTATAAACAATAGCTTCTTCGGGGCAACGATGATAGCAACTCAAACAGGAAACACATTTTTCGCCAAAAACTATGCTTCCACTTTCATGCCTGATATTACCGACAGGGCAGATACGAATACATTTTTGACAATTATTGCAATTTTTTGTTATACTAAAATCTTCGACTATCAGATGAAAATTTTTACGGTTTTCAAGATGTTTTGGTGTCCATTTATCTTTTTTAGGTTTTTGAATGACAATTTCTTTATCGTCTCGAATAGCTTCAATAACAGGTATTAGACGCTTTGGAGCTTTGTGTAGAACTAAATTCATCAAAAACTTTGGTTGAGAAATGGTCAAAGGGTAAATTTCAGGCATCATAACAGCTTGTACGGAACGTATATTAAGTCCTTTTTCTTTGCAAAGTTGATAAGCAAAATATGGAGCATTTGCTTGCATACCGCCATGATTTAGCACAATGTATAATGGCTTAGATGATTTTATGTTAATAACAAAATCATATACAAGCGTTGGCAAGCCAAAACTATGGATAGGCGAAACGATGATAATTTTATCATAGGTATTTACATCTTCTTTAAATTTAGGAATGTAGCGAATTTCTCCACCTAATTCAGCTTTGATTTGCTCCGCTATAAAAAGGCTATTTCCTGTTGACGAAAAATAAAATATTCCATTCATATTTGTTTTTTTAACATTAAGTGGTTATTTAATAGATTGTTTTTACATTTTTATCTAAAAAAAACAACTTAAATGTAAAGATATTTATATTGCTTAAAAGCATGAAATAAAAGATATTAAGATTTTGTTAAAGTTTTGTTAAGTATTGTGAATTTCGTCTGTATTGATGCATGATTAATAAACGGTGATTTGAGATTAAAAAAGTAGCAAATAAGCAAATCGCTGTCACAATTAAAATTTATTATGCTCTTTTTTATTCATTTATTAGCCAATCTAATGCGTTTATTTTTTTAATTCCGTCGTATGTCCCCGTGTCGTAGTCCATTGTTATTAATATTTTCTCATGATGATCAGAAATGTTGTAAAATGGAGCTAATTCGCGTTCTAAAGTTGTTGTGTTTTGTGCTGATTGTGCAACTTGTATATACTGAGTATAACCTTCGTTGTTGCGAACAACAAAATCAACTTCTAAATTATTGGTTTTACCTATCCATACTTGATTATTTCTTCGTTTTAGTTCAAGATAGATTATGTTTTCAAGCAAATGCCCTGCATCACTTGCTAATTCTTTTCCAAGTAATGCGTTGCGAAAACCTAAGTCCACCAAATAGTATTTTTCTTGCGTTGCCAAATGCTGTTTCCCTCTGATGTCGTAGCGGTTTACTTTATAAAATAAATAGGCTTCAACTAAAGTGTCAATATACTTCGATACTGTTTTATTATCTATTTTCTTGTTGTTAGCTGTTAAAACTTTGGCAATATTCCCTGCTGAAACAGTTGACCCAATAGAATCTATTAAGAAGTTTACAACCTCTTTATAGGATTCTTCAGCATAGATAGTATAACGTTTAGAAATATCGTTGTTGTAAATATTTTTAAAAACCATTTGCAAATATTCATTCGCAAAATGATTTCCTTCTGTTGAAAGTCTTACAGCTTCGGGAAAACCACCTGTACGCACATACTCTGCAAAAGCTCGGTCTATATTGGTCTCATTACCGGTAAACTCTAAATATTCGGCAAAAGAAAACGGCAACACATTAATTTCATAAACTCTCCCTGTCAGCAAAGTAGCTAATTCGCTTGATAATAAAAATGCGTTTGAGCCTGTAACATACAAATCTATATTTGGATGAACATACAAGCCTTCTAATAGTTTCTCAAATTCGGGAACATTTTGCACTTCATCTATAAACACATAATTAGTCGTATTTTTTTGGAGATGCTTAATAATGTAATCATAGATTTCTTTCCAATTTTTTTCTGCTAAAAATCTATAATCCGGCATATCCAGATTAATTGACAAAATGAAAATTTTGTCGTTGTTTTTACGCAACAAACCTTGAAACTGCATCATTAAAGTTGATTTTCCACAGCGTCTAACACCTGTGGCAACTTTAATAAGGTTCTTGTCTTTAAGAATACTAAGAGTTTCTAAATACCTTTTGCGTGCTATTGTTTTCATTTGGCAAAAATAAGCAAAATTCCTAAAACTTTCAAAATATGAGAACTTTTAGGAATTTTGTTCAGAAAGTATTTGCGGTTTACTTCCACGAATAATCAACCAAATAGCAAAAGTTATTTCCCAAAGTCCGCCGAGACCAAGAAGATACATGCTCCATTCGTAGCCAAATAACTCCATTAGCATACCGAATGCAAAGACAGCGTAGCCAATTGCTCCCCAAACTGCTAGCCAAGAAGGTGCGATTTTGTGTTTCAGCAAAGTCAAACACATTGGAATGCTGCCAATTCCTAAAACCAACATTGCAAGAATATATCCCAAATTGTTCGGTATAGTCCCGTTTAAGAGTATTGTTGCGAGAGCTAAGGCTTCAAATATTCTTGTAAAAAGATAAATATTGCCAACTAGCGAATTGTATAGCTTCAATGTTTTTTTCAATAAAATCCCGATAAAAAGCACTATTACTGAGTTGGCGATAATTAATGATGCTCCTAAATATTTTTCAGGGTCATTTGTGCTTTCAAAAAGTTGACTTCCAATGCCATAAGCTAAAAAAGCCAAAAGGAAAAAAGCCCCAATAATACGAGCATTAAAAATTGTAATTACATTGTTTTTATCTTTCATTTTTTCAATATTCGTTGCGTTAATTTAATCATTGTCCTAAAAGAAATATCGGGATGTGCTGCTTGGTTTACAGTTCCAGCGATATAAAGATTTTCTCTTGGACTATAAAATGCCAAAGCTCCTGAAAGTCCAGAATGTCCTATGAAATATGGAATTGCTCCTGTTGGGTTAAAAATCCCTGGCAGCTTGAACAAATGAATGCCAACACCTGCACGCATCGGGGGAAATATTCTGTTCCACTCTTGCAATTCGTCAATATACGCTAAGGGGAATAATTTACCTGTAAAAAACGCCTCGACAAAAATTAGCATTTCGGCAGAAGTAGAAACTATTCCACCGTCCGCGCCAAAAGATGTCATTGCTTTGAGAATTATCAATTCCTTGTTTTTGTAATATAACATCTTGGGTGTTTTATCGGTCGCGTCTTGGTATAGATAGGTTTTTGTTAAGCCAAGTGGTTGAATAATACGCTCTTGACAGTTTTCAGCATACGATTTACCTGTAATATTTTCAATGATTTTCCCTAAAAGCTGAAAGTTTGCATCTGAATATTTTGCCTTTCCTTTTGTTCCGGGTGCAAATAGTGGGGACATATTTTTCGACCTTTCAATTGATTGCTCAAAAGTCCAAAACTGATCATTTCCTGCCATTAACTCATCTTCCAAACTTTTCCCGCTTACTCTTTTGTCTTGAAAATAGTCAGGGAGCCCTGAAGTATGAGAAAGTAAGTGCCTGATTGTTAACTCCTGCGAATATTCCTTTCCTTTGTAAACGTGCAATCCGAACAAAATTGAAGCATCAATGTATTTATTGATTTTATCATCAAGATTTAGCTTGCCTTCTTCTCGCAGCTTAAGAATAATTGCAGTGGTAAATAGTTTCGTAGTACTTGCAATGAAATAAGGCTGTTCTATGCTTAAATTTCCCGAAGCACCTTGCCAAGTTATTGTGTCTTTTTTAAAAGCAAAAGATGTTCCGAATACTTTTTTGCCATCAACTACTTTATCCAAGACAGCTTGATATATTTTTTCTTTTTCCGTTGTCATATTTTTTCTTTTTTTGATGTGTTTTTGTTTTTTATAAAATCAAACATCAATATTATTAAAGAAAGTAAAGTGCTGATAATTACAATCCAAAAGCTGTATTCATCATACTTATTATCTGCTAATGTGTTTACCAACATTATTATAAAAAGTGCCGAGTAAACAATCCAAAAGTTTCTTAGAAATAAATAACCTAAGCCCAGCAGCAATCCAATAATTGCCATAGTAGCAGCCAATTCTATGTCTTGAAATAGGGAGTCAATATAAAAAGATAAAAAGAAAAAGATGCTGATTGAAACAACTAGCAATACACTTTTAATTTTGTTGTTTTCCCAGCCTTGTATTGTATTTGGAATTAATAAAAATGCAAACAAGCCAATTCCTAATGACATTGGGAAAAACAGAAGTATATATTTAAGAATTAAGTCCCAAGAATATTTCAATTCAATGACTTTAACAAAAGCTCCTGATAAGGCTGTTGAAAATACAATTGCTAAAATCAAAAAAACATAACCTAGTATTTTGCTTGAACTTGGTTTATTGTAACTCCAATGAAATCTGTTTTTGAAATATATTGGGATAAATGCTCCGATTAATCCTGTAAAAACTATGGAAAATAAAAGACTTGACAGTAATGATTGCTGTGTTTTTATGCTTATTAATTGAGAAATTCCCCAACAAATATAAAAAAGTACAATTGAAAAAAATAATTTTGTTTTCACAATATTAAAATTTATACAAAGTTAACCATATTATCTACAAATTTGAAAAAACAAACACCAAGTTTTGTTAATAATTTAGCTCAAAATATAAAAACTTAATCACTATCGTTATATTTTTATATACTTGATAATCAGTCTTATAGAATTGTGTTACAATGAAAAATTCACTCTATAGGTAACCATTGGCATAAACCCTTGCAACAAAGCCTCTTTATAAACTCCTTCCTCAACATCATACTGCATATTGTAAATATTTTTTTGGTTAGTTAAGTTTTGCAAGTCAAGAGCCAATTCATCTGTAAATTTCTTACGGTTTTTCCTGTACCCTATTCGCAAATCAATTCTAAAATAGTCACGCATTTGCAACTCATTTATGCGGTTTTTGTCGTACACTATTTGGTGTGGTTTACATTCCTCTTTCAATACGGGAGTGTAGCGTGTACCACCAGCCAATGAACCTTTTACATCGGCAAAGAGTGCCCAACCTTTCTTTAGTGGTAATTCGTAACCCGAAGCAATGTTAAAGAGATATTTCCCGTCAAAAACGGTACTCCATTCCTTTTTATTAAATCCGTTTGTATAAATTGACCTGTAAAATGTAGAGTTGAACAATAGGTAGTAATTTTTACTCATAAATTTCTCAATAGTAAACTCAACTCCATAATTCTTTCCTGTTCCTTTATTTACAAGATTTCCCTCTCGCATTATCACATTATCGCCTGCTCCGCCAGCTTGAAGAATGGTATAAGTTTCATTGGGATCATTTTTTACAGGAATATTGTACAGGTGCTGGTAATAAACTTCCGCTTTGAAGTGCCAGTCAGGTGCAAAACCCCAATCGTACGAAAAGTCAGCGTGTGCACTCTTCATAAATCCAAGTTTGTTGTTACTATGCTCTATTGTGCTGTCTTTAGGATTAAGTGTACGGATAAAATAGAACGAACGGGGAATCATCTGACTGTAAAATCCACCAGCTAATGCGAAAGTATGCTTTTGGGCGGGTGTGTAACGCATGCCAAATCGTGGTTCAACAGCATAACTATCATTCATATCAAGGTACATTCCGTGCAGTCCACCTGTCAGCAATAATTTCGATGTTACATTTTGCCTATACTGTGCATAAGCCCGGCACAGACCAAAATTTCCTTTCTCATTTACATTGGTAAAAAGCCCCCTCTCGTCTCTGAACGACTCTCTTTCGAGATAATTAACTCTATATAGGTCATACTTTACTCCTGTTTCTATCAGCGAAGTATAAGAAAATCGGTGTTCAAGTTTAGAATATATAGAATACTTATCCTCCAATGCATTTTCATCCCATAGAGTTTTCCATTCCGGTTTTGGATCTTTATAAGAAATTGTGTCCACCGGCATATGTGTATCACTTCTTACAAAGGAAAATAGTGTAGTTAGTTTTGTTTTTGTAGTAAAATCAATGCTGTGCGTAGCTCCAAGTATATATGTTTTGGCATCTATCTTAATACGTTGATCCCATTCATCGAAAATTTTCTCATCAAATCCAACAGCTTTCACTTCCGATGCCACAAAGTTAATTCCGCTGTTACCATATAGTCCTATCACAGAAAGATGATTTTTCTTGTTAATATCAAAATTGAGTTTCATGGTAAAATCTTGATATTTTGGTGTAATACCTGAATAAAAACCTAACTTATCCATCAAGTCGGGAATGGAATATCTATACGAAACAAGATAAGACGAAGTGCTTTTCTTTGAAAAATAACCTTCCGAACCTAATTCAATGCCGTTGAAACCCATTTGTCCCCAAAATTCACGCTTTTTGTTATTTCCTTTTCTCATTTTCAAGTCGAAAATTCCTGCTATAGCATTACCGTAAGGTGCTGGCCATGCACTCATATGGAAATCCGAATTTGCAAGTAAATTGGTGTTAAGCATTGTAACCTGTCCACCTGTCATGGCAACGCCAGTATTAAAGTGATTCAAATTAGGAATTTCCACACCGTCTAGTGTCCATTGAACACCTATAGGCGAATTTCCTCTAATAATAATATCATTTCGAGAATCGTTTGCCGGAATAACACCAGGGAAACTGCGTACCATACGAGCAGGATCACCTAATGAACCAGCAAATCGAAAAGTCTCTTCCGTACTGAAAGTTCTTGCTCCCGTAACACTCAACTTATTCATTGGTTGGCTTTTGTCGTGCTTTGCAATAATATTCACGCCTTTTAGTTCAATAGAGGAAGGTTCCATCACTATGTTTAGAACAACTTCTTTCCCTGTATTTACTAATATATCTATTTCTTGTGTAAGAAAACCAACACTGCTAAATCTTAACTTTTGTCTCCCTATTGGAACACTGAAAGTAAAATTGCCAGATTCATCTGTTACTGTTCCTAATGGAGGATTGCTTCCCTCAACATATATGGAAGTCTGAATCAATTCATGATTAGGGTCTCCTGAAACTACTACGCCTCTTACTGTTTCTACAAGACCATTTTGAGCAATACTTACTGATACTGACAAGATTATAAGCAATGATACACACAATTTTTTCATATTTTTTAATTAAAGTTAATTTTTATGCAAAAATAAAGAACACAAAGTTTAAAAAAACTTATCATAAGTTAAGAAATTAGCTTACTAAATCTTTTTTCTAATTCTACTTAAACTTTC of Bacteroidales bacterium contains these proteins:
- a CDS encoding DUF4386 domain-containing protein; its protein translation is MKDKNNVITIFNARIIGAFFLLAFLAYGIGSQLFESTNDPEKYLGASLIIANSVIVLFIGILLKKTLKLYNSLVGNIYLFTRIFEALALATILLNGTIPNNLGYILAMLVLGIGSIPMCLTLLKHKIAPSWLAVWGAIGYAVFAFGMLMELFGYEWSMYLLGLGGLWEITFAIWLIIRGSKPQILSEQNS
- a CDS encoding DUF998 domain-containing protein; protein product: MLRLFLFFILVIASLSDLLVPIIIGTKYPNYNHLIQTISTLGTKSSPVQLYQRVNLIVVGVLFLLFSIGQYLLFDQKTWAHNWYAIGIFIFGIGCILAGVFPEDIQGVPETTSGKIHGIASGIGFILLTMCPLWAVWINELHDCKIINLILFALGLLTFVLFILSENRTAGFLKYTGLFQRVNLIILYGALIINYSKISKLL
- a CDS encoding TonB-dependent receptor, which gives rise to MKKLCVSLLIILSVSVSIAQNGLVETVRGVVVSGDPNHELIQTSIYVEGSNPPLGTVTDESGNFTFSVPIGRQKLRFSSVGFLTQEIDILVNTGKEVVLNIVMEPSSIELKGVNIIAKHDKSQPMNKLSVTGARTFSTEETFRFAGSLGDPARMVRSFPGVIPANDSRNDIIIRGNSPIGVQWTLDGVEIPNLNHFNTGVAMTGGQVTMLNTNLLANSDFHMSAWPAPYGNAIAGIFDLKMRKGNNKKREFWGQMGFNGIELGSEGYFSKKSTSSYLVSYRYSIPDLMDKLGFYSGITPKYQDFTMKLNFDINKKNHLSVIGLYGNSGINFVASEVKAVGFDEKIFDEWDQRIKIDAKTYILGATHSIDFTTKTKLTTLFSFVRSDTHMPVDTISYKDPKPEWKTLWDENALEDKYSIYSKLEHRFSYTSLIETGVKYDLYRVNYLERESFRDERGLFTNVNEKGNFGLCRAYAQYRQNVTSKLLLTGGLHGMYLDMNDSYAVEPRFGMRYTPAQKHTFALAGGFYSQMIPRSFYFIRTLNPKDSTIEHSNNKLGFMKSAHADFSYDWGFAPDWHFKAEVYYQHLYNIPVKNDPNETYTILQAGGAGDNVIMREGNLVNKGTGKNYGVEFTIEKFMSKNYYLLFNSTFYRSIYTNGFNKKEWSTVFDGKYLFNIASGYELPLKKGWALFADVKGSLAGGTRYTPVLKEECKPHQIVYDKNRINELQMRDYFRIDLRIGYRKNRKKFTDELALDLQNLTNQKNIYNMQYDVEEGVYKEALLQGFMPMVTYRVNFSL
- a CDS encoding beta-lactamase family protein, with the protein product MTTEKEKIYQAVLDKVVDGKKVFGTSFAFKKDTITWQGASGNLSIEQPYFIASTTKLFTTAIILKLREEGKLNLDDKINKYIDASILFGLHVYKGKEYSQELTIRHLLSHTSGLPDYFQDKRVSGKSLEDELMAGNDQFWTFEQSIERSKNMSPLFAPGTKGKAKYSDANFQLLGKIIENITGKSYAENCQERIIQPLGLTKTYLYQDATDKTPKMLYYKNKELIILKAMTSFGADGGIVSTSAEMLIFVEAFFTGKLFPLAYIDELQEWNRIFPPMRAGVGIHLFKLPGIFNPTGAIPYFIGHSGLSGALAFYSPRENLYIAGTVNQAAHPDISFRTMIKLTQRILKK
- a CDS encoding alpha/beta fold hydrolase: MKFKVIIKIGIIVLILTIAIGIFAYRNMNYDYQNERFLEKKGYKLGFTENVAKLDDSSEIYYIKGPNNGPKLLLLHGQQVSCYDYAKVLPKLSKHFHIYALDYYGHGKSSKNPDKYNVVEIGNDIIWLIKNIIKDKVYISGHSSGALLAAYVSANAPEYIVATVLEDGPFFSTLPGRAEKTISWLSFKTMHDYFNQNKISSFMEYLISFTTLFTKKFHNIVYI
- a CDS encoding ATP-binding protein, giving the protein MKTIARKRYLETLSILKDKNLIKVATGVRRCGKSTLMMQFQGLLRKNNDKIFILSINLDMPDYRFLAEKNWKEIYDYIIKHLQKNTTNYVFIDEVQNVPEFEKLLEGLYVHPNIDLYVTGSNAFLLSSELATLLTGRVYEINVLPFSFAEYLEFTGNETNIDRAFAEYVRTGGFPEAVRLSTEGNHFANEYLQMVFKNIYNNDISKRYTIYAEESYKEVVNFLIDSIGSTVSAGNIAKVLTANNKKIDNKTVSKYIDTLVEAYLFYKVNRYDIRGKQHLATQEKYYLVDLGFRNALLGKELASDAGHLLENIIYLELKRRNNQVWIGKTNNLEVDFVVRNNEGYTQYIQVAQSAQNTTTLERELAPFYNISDHHEKILITMDYDTGTYDGIKKINALDWLINE